One Apium graveolens cultivar Ventura unplaced genomic scaffold, ASM990537v1 ctg4630, whole genome shotgun sequence genomic region harbors:
- the LOC141702099 gene encoding uncharacterized protein LOC141702099, with protein sequence MGAQSLASSNAYFQGAVRQAESWKRASDKADNALRRQQKKYATLEKKLKRKEEELGESNAELVVLRAEKDKAIDNYLDSEEFAQSMRIRDDSVFPGFFRTGWDTALGTVNEACPDINPADYICPDDEALLQRFRTRVVVSDHVPQDPLLPPPE encoded by the exons atgggagctcagtctctggcttcg tctaacgcctattttcaaggcgctgtgaggcaagccgaatcatggaagcgggcttctgataaggccgataatgccctcaggaggcaacagaagaagtacgctaccctggagaagaagctcaagcgcaaggaggaagaactcggagagtctaacgccgagctggtggtacttcgggcggagaaggataaagctatagacaactatctggactcggaggagtttgcccaatccatgaggattagggatgattcagtctttcctgggttttttaggactggttgggacacggcccttgggaccgtgaacgaggcttgtcctgatattaacccggcggactatatctgccctgatgacgaggctttgctacagaggtttcgtacccgagtagttgtctcggaccatgttcctcaggatccactccttcctcctcccga